A segment of the Flavobacteriales bacterium genome:
ACCGGGCCGAATTCCACGGGGCCCGTGCAATCCAATATGCGCGCAACGACCGCAGCAAGGCCAAGGCCCTCAACGTGCGCGGCGAGGCTCGCGCCGAACGGAAGCACTACGCCGAAGCCGCCGCCGATCTTGCGCAGGCCTGGGCCTTGGGGCTCGAGGACATTGCCGCCTTGCGGACCCTCGCAGGGCTGTACGACGGCGAGGGGCAGCACGCAGAAGCCTTGCGGGTGCTGGAACGGTTATGCGAACTGGATCCCGGCGATATGGGCAATTGGGCCAATCGCGCGAACGAGCTGAACATGCTTGGCCGTTACGAGGAGGCGATCACCATGGCTGATCGTGCGCTCTCCTCCGACAAGGACGAACCCTACTCGCTGGGTCATAAGGCCTACGCCTACACCAAGCTCGGGCGCGATGATGAGGCTTGGGCCGCACTCGAGCGGAGCCTGCGCAATTACCCGAGCAATCCCTTTACGCTGCGCACGCGGGCCGTCCTGAGGCTTCGTAAAGGCGAGCGCGCCAAGGCGTGCGACGATCTGAGCCTGGCCAAAGCGATGGCGGAAATCCCAGAGGTGGACCAGATGATCCTGGAGCACTGCGCTGGGGCGGAGGAAAAGCGCTAACGCTCGATCACGAGCCGATCACGCGCTTGGCGTCCGATGCCATCGCGCACGATCAGCAGGTACGCTCCGGGCGCCAATCCCCAATCGGCTTCGAGCGTCCCGGATCCCATCCAAGACTGCTGGGCCACTATGCGGCCGGACTGATCGAGCACTTGGACATAGGCGGGCACGAAGCCGGTGGCGCGCAGCACAACAGGGCCAGCGCTGGGGTTCGGCGAGGCCATCACGCCGCGCTCCAGTTCTTCGATGCCCGTATCATCCACGAAGTACAACTCAAACAGATCGAGGCCGGCTTCCACCACATGACCCGGGCTTTCATCCGCGGTTGAAGCGATGAAACGCATGGTCGCGGTGGGTGGGAGGAAGTCGTCGATCCGGAAGTCGCGGGGCAACCAAGAGCCGTTCCCCGTGCTGCTTTCGGTCACCGTCTCAAGCGTCACGGTGCTTGCACCGTTGTCAAGCCTTAAGGTCAACTCATCATTCGGGCTACCACTGCCCCCGCCATTGACGAACCACCGGCGATACCGCACGTGGGCAATGCCTGCACCGACGGCATCGAACAGCGGAGAGGTCAGCGATGTGCTGCCGCCATCCACATCGTTGTCCCCGGCGCCGCCGCCGCTGAGGCCGGTCACGTATGCGTTCGCGCCGCAGTCGCCGGGCACGTCAGCGCCAGGATTGCTCGGATCATTGCCCAGGGTCGTTGCCACCGGAGCGCCCCGTTCCCATTGGCCGGAGCTGGCATCACCCATCAACGTCCAGCCCAGATCGAGCGCGAAATCATCGGCATAGCCCGGTTCGAGCTGCACTTGGAAGCTGCTGCTGCCCGGGTTCATGGCCACAGGCGCTGGGCACCCGGTATGCCACCCCCATCGACCTGCGGTGATGGAATAGTCGTCGGCGAAGACCCCTTGTAGGGTGCAATTGCCATCAGGGCCGGTGGCGCCGCTGTACGCATAAGTACCGCTCGTGATCTGAACGGTGGCTCCTTCAACGGGAAGGCCGCTACCCAATGTGGAAACGTTGACCGTGACATCGAACGGCACCAAGGGCTCGAGCTCAATGGGCTGCACGGTCACCTGCCCGTTCACCAGCGTCACCCCGTTGATCGTGGTCGGGAGATAGCCCGGAGCGGTGGCGGTCACCGAATAGGTCCCGGCGGTGTGGTAGCCGGTGGCGTACTGGCCGTCGACCCCGGTGATATCCTCGGAGGAGGTCCCCGTGATCTGCACCGTTGCGTTGGCCACCGGTGCCGAGGTCAGCGAGTTGGTCACCGGGCCTTCCAGCCAACAGGCTTGCACGTAGGTGGGCGCCAGCACGAACAGGCCCAATTGCATGTCGGAGATGATCAGATTGCCCGATGGGAAGTAGGGGTAAACGCCCCACGCCCCGTTGAAGCCATCGCCGGTGAGCGGAGAAGTGTCGTAGTTCCCCACTTCCACCATGTTGTGCGGGTCGCTCACATCGTAGATGGTGACACCGAAGGTGTAATAGGAGGTGACGGCGTAGCCATTGAGCCAATAGGTGTTGTGCGGGATGGCGCCGGACCCGTTGTCGCTTCGCAGCCGGTCCACTTCGGTGATGTCCGTGGGGTCACTCACATCGTAGGCGCCCACGTAGGCATTGGTGCGCTCATCGGTGGTGAATAGGTAATCACCGCTCGAATCGAGCCAGGTGTTGTGGGTGAAATCGCTCGGGGTGCTCTTGGTGCCCAGCAGCACGGGAGCCGCAGGGTCGGACACATCCACGATGGAGAAGAACCCGTCATAGATGTGCGCTGCGTAGAGCGTGTCGCCGCGCGCGAAGCTGTCGTGGCAGTACCAGTTGTCGAATTGGCCCACCTGCACCGGGTTCATCGGGTCTTGGGTGAGGTCGTACATGATCACGCCGCCGTTGCCGGTGTTGGCCCCATGGATGTACAAGCGGCCGTTCTCGTCGATGAAGAGCGAATGCGAGGTGCTCCAGGTGGGCGCGTCCCACACGATGGCCGGGAGGTCGGTGCTCTGTGGAAGCGGGCTGAGGTCAACGATGACCAATTCACCGTCTTCGGCTTCGGTGGTCACGTAGGCGTGATCCCCCCACACCTTGATCTCGCGCCAGATGCTGGGCGGGCCGGGAAAGAAGAAGACCTCCTGCGGGTCGGTAGGGTCGGCCAGGCTCACCACGCTGAGGCCGCCTGGGTTCTGTGCATTGGTGCCGCAAACGCCCATGAGCGCGTACTCGTTGCCGAACTCGTCCGTGTAGCCCCAGAGGTTGCTGAGGTTGCTGTTGCGGAGCGTCTGGTAGTTGAGTTGGCCTACGAAATCGATGTTCAACTGGGCTTGGGTGCCAAGTCCGGTGAGCATCGCAACGGCGAAAAGAGTGGTTCTCATGGGGATCGGATCGCGCCAAAGTATGCGCTAAAGCCTTGCGCGTTGAAGACCATCGGCTCAGGATCCGTGGGTTGCGATGAAGCCTGATGCCCCAGCGACGAGCCGTACGGGTATCTTGGCCCGCACATTCGCCATGGCTGATATCCTCTGCACCACCGACCTCACGCCGGCTTCAGATGCGGCGTTGCACCACGCTTGCGCCATGGGAAATCGTTTGGGGGCTCGCGTGAGCGTGCTGCACGTGGTCGGGAAAGGCCAACGCGATCCGGAAGCGAAGTCGAAGGTGGAGCAAGCGATCCGCGAAACTCTCGACCAAGCCGGCGTCGGCGAGCCCAGGATCCTGCTCCCCGATGGCGATTTCATGGAGGAGATCGCCGCAGAGAGCCGCCGCGGCCATCAGCTGCTGGTGATGGGCACCCACGGGCCCAAGGGCTTGCGCCAATCGATCTTCGGTGCGGATATCCTGAAGCTTGTCAGGCGATCGGCCGTGCCATGCTATGTGGTGCAGGCGGAGGCCCCACTCGATAAGGAGCTCACCCGGATCGTGATGCCGGTAGCCAGCCATCAGGATATCGAGCGCTTGATCGACATCGTGTGCGTCCTCGCCAAGGCTTGGGCCGCTGAGGTCGATGTGTTCCAGCTCGTAAGGCCAGGAGAGCAGCCCAGTGATGAGCTGCTGAGGAACAAGCTGCACATGCTTGAGCGCCTCGAGTCTGACGGGATTCGCCACGCTGAGGTCAACGAGCCATCCACCTCGTTCAGCGTGGGCTTCGCCAAGGCAACCATTGAGTACGCCCAGCGCGTCGGCGCCGGCGCGATCGCCGTCATGGCCATGGCCAGCGACGAGTTCCGCTATATCGCGGATCCAGAGAAGGAGCGGATCCTCGCGAATGAGGCCCGGATCCCGGTGATCTGCGCCTGACTGGGTGGCCGATAGGCCAAGGCCGGTATATTCGTGGTCCAGAGCCAATCGGCACCCTTAGCCACCCCAGATGCGCGCCACCTTTCTAATGCCTTTGGGCCTATTCCCCGGCTTATCCACAGCCCAATTCGCCGCGCCTGAGATCGTGGTCCCAAATGGAGGCTTCGAGGCATTCCGGGCCATCGATGCCAACCACGACGGGAGCCTGGACCTGGTGCGGGTTGAATCCGGGCTCGGCTTCGTGATGTACCCGAATGCTGATGGCCTCGGCGCATTTGGAGCCGCTGCCGTGCTCTTGTCGGAAGCTGGAAGCGTTTCAACGTGGGCCATGGGCGACCTTACCGGTGATGGCTCGCCGGACCTGGCCTTCAGTTCAAATGGTTCGCTCTCATGTTCCATTAACAATGGCTCCGGGGGATTCTCGCCTCCGGTCGCGCTTTGGGACCACGCATCGCAGGGGCTTGATGCATTGCGCATTGAGCTGGCTGAGCTCACGGGCGATGGATTGAATGATATCGTGGTAGCGGCCGCACCCGGAATCGAGGAGAAGCAACTGTTCTTGGCAACGAACACCGGAGGCGCTTTCGGCGTGCTCAACCCCATCGGACCCCTGGTTACCGGTGCGCTGCCTGCCTTTGTGGCGAGCGGTGATATGGATCTGGAAGGCGGAAATGATCTTGTGGTGCAGGATGGGAGCAATGCAGTGATCGTGCTGCGCAACGTGGACGGTGACGGAACGGCCTGGCTAGCGGACACGCTTATGCTCTTCGATGCGCCCGACTGGTTCATGGAAGCGCGCCTGATCGACTTGGATGGCGATGGTGACCTCGATATCGTGGAAACGGGCTTCACGAACATCTTGTTCTGGCGGGAGAATCCGCTGGAAGAAGGCGGAACATGGGGAGCTTGGCCACTGCACGAGTTGGAGCCTTGGACCACTGCAGGCCCGGCGGCATTCGGCAACTTGGGTTGCGGGTCCGGCGCCGGTTATGTGTGTGTGCCCAACAACCCGGGTGCTCAGCCGCGCTATGCCCATTGGGTCGCTAACGTCGGGGCGATCAGCCATCGCCAGGAATTGCCCGAAATGCCACGCGGAGCGGATTTGATCCTGGCCGATTTCAATGCAGACGGCCAGGACGATCTGGTGATGCGCTTCGACGAAGATTGGCTGCTGCTCCTCAACACTGTTCAGCCAGCTGCTGCCCCCGCCCTGCTGCCCGCCTTGGAGCCCTTGTGCAAATTCGGGAATGAGGTGCCTTTGCCAGAAGCACAACCTCCTAGCGGACAATGGTTTGGCCCAGGAGTGTTCCAGAATGAGTTGTTGCGGCAGATGCTGGTCGGCTCCGGCACTTTCACCCTCGCATACACCGGTTACGATCCGGGTGGGTGCGCTGTGGGCGATCTGGCCTTGATCATGGTTGTGGAAGAACCCACCGTGAGCCCCTCCCTCGGCGATGCATATTGCCGCAATGAGCCGCCGATCCAACTCACCTCAGCGCCCGCAGGCGTCACTTGGTTCGGCGCCGGACCAGATGGGGTCTTCGATCCCGCCATCTTTCCTGGTGGCATCGTTGG
Coding sequences within it:
- a CDS encoding tetratricopeptide repeat protein, with amino-acid sequence MKHHVKPGPRTLVLVSMLAIACGIPPRADAQSVQLLLIRGDSLLDADKPQRALAIFDEAVKREATPATLIARSRAYYKLDRMERFVQDIDRALRLDSTNGEAHFQRGIYSLQANDSDRAEFHGARAIQYARNDRSKAKALNVRGEARAERKHYAEAAADLAQAWALGLEDIAALRTLAGLYDGEGQHAEALRVLERLCELDPGDMGNWANRANELNMLGRYEEAITMADRALSSDKDEPYSLGHKAYAYTKLGRDDEAWAALERSLRNYPSNPFTLRTRAVLRLRKGERAKACDDLSLAKAMAEIPEVDQMILEHCAGAEEKR
- a CDS encoding VCBS repeat-containing protein, translated to MRATFLMPLGLFPGLSTAQFAAPEIVVPNGGFEAFRAIDANHDGSLDLVRVESGLGFVMYPNADGLGAFGAAAVLLSEAGSVSTWAMGDLTGDGSPDLAFSSNGSLSCSINNGSGGFSPPVALWDHASQGLDALRIELAELTGDGLNDIVVAAAPGIEEKQLFLATNTGGAFGVLNPIGPLVTGALPAFVASGDMDLEGGNDLVVQDGSNAVIVLRNVDGDGTAWLADTLMLFDAPDWFMEARLIDLDGDGDLDIVETGFTNILFWRENPLEEGGTWGAWPLHELEPWTTAGPAAFGNLGCGSGAGYVCVPNNPGAQPRYAHWVANVGAISHRQELPEMPRGADLILADFNADGQDDLVMRFDEDWLLLLNTVQPAAAPALLPALEPLCKFGNEVPLPEAQPPSGQWFGPGVFQNELLRQMLVGSGTFTLAYTGYDPGGCAVGDLALIMVVEEPTVSPSLGDAYCRNEPPIQLTSAPAGVTWFGAGPDGVFDPAIFPGGIVGAMFTDHTGESCMFESFPIQMQIPVPVSIDPVGPFCVNSGPQLITGSTVNPFPYWSGDIASWNSSGATFLPAQGAGTYAVVMIADPIVPTQCSGFDTLYIVVNDQFPDIEIEELPILCATSDPLDLVPLVLPEGGIWAGPGIVGSSFDPGSVAAGAYLITYTASMAGCLGSEVAAIKVFDAAEVVPGNNLELCPTDDPVLFTGFPEGGEWGAPIASDGAFDPMTAGVGTHYVSYLWTGADGCQLMALEQSITVLPATTVEIESTGILCDNLTEVLVIGSPAGTWTGAAQGEGDFVAVNPAALGPGSWPITLTATAAGQCTGSSTVELIVEVCTGLYGQTDLLAEAWPNPHPGQLHLQVGAQALRSLHLLDAAGRIVESWGPQPAGTLLLVEQRSAPAGIYSLQLEAESGVVQRLRIVRL
- a CDS encoding choice-of-anchor B family protein; translation: MRTTLFAVAMLTGLGTQAQLNIDFVGQLNYQTLRNSNLSNLWGYTDEFGNEYALMGVCGTNAQNPGGLSVVSLADPTDPQEVFFFPGPPSIWREIKVWGDHAYVTTEAEDGELVIVDLSPLPQSTDLPAIVWDAPTWSTSHSLFIDENGRLYIHGANTGNGGVIMYDLTQDPMNPVQVGQFDNWYCHDSFARGDTLYAAHIYDGFFSIVDVSDPAAPVLLGTKSTPSDFTHNTWLDSSGDYLFTTDERTNAYVGAYDVSDPTDITEVDRLRSDNGSGAIPHNTYWLNGYAVTSYYTFGVTIYDVSDPHNMVEVGNYDTSPLTGDGFNGAWGVYPYFPSGNLIISDMQLGLFVLAPTYVQACWLEGPVTNSLTSAPVANATVQITGTSSEDITGVDGQYATGYHTAGTYSVTATAPGYLPTTINGVTLVNGQVTVQPIELEPLVPFDVTVNVSTLGSGLPVEGATVQITSGTYAYSGATGPDGNCTLQGVFADDYSITAGRWGWHTGCPAPVAMNPGSSSFQVQLEPGYADDFALDLGWTLMGDASSGQWERGAPVATTLGNDPSNPGADVPGDCGANAYVTGLSGGGAGDNDVDGGSTSLTSPLFDAVGAGIAHVRYRRWFVNGGGSGSPNDELTLRLDNGASTVTLETVTESSTGNGSWLPRDFRIDDFLPPTATMRFIASTADESPGHVVEAGLDLFELYFVDDTGIEELERGVMASPNPSAGPVVLRATGFVPAYVQVLDQSGRIVAQQSWMGSGTLEADWGLAPGAYLLIVRDGIGRQARDRLVIER
- a CDS encoding universal stress protein, with the protein product MADILCTTDLTPASDAALHHACAMGNRLGARVSVLHVVGKGQRDPEAKSKVEQAIRETLDQAGVGEPRILLPDGDFMEEIAAESRRGHQLLVMGTHGPKGLRQSIFGADILKLVRRSAVPCYVVQAEAPLDKELTRIVMPVASHQDIERLIDIVCVLAKAWAAEVDVFQLVRPGEQPSDELLRNKLHMLERLESDGIRHAEVNEPSTSFSVGFAKATIEYAQRVGAGAIAVMAMASDEFRYIADPEKERILANEARIPVICA